The genome window TTAAGACTCTTTAAATTGTAGAAGCTGCTGAAAACTAGTAGACAATGATCCATCGGGATTTAAACCGTACgtgactattttttttttaaataaaaaggagaaattacccattaatttgtcatttttcttctagaAGTAAGGAATTTACCTGGTAGATTCACATAAACCTGATGGAAATCCAAGAGACGACAACCACTCTAAGTGAATAAACTTGTTATTGTGAACTCTTTGGCTTATAGGAAATGCTTTCCACAGACTGCTCTGGTCAGATTTTGAAAAACCAGGACAATCTTTCATAATCGGTTCCTTTAATTATATAACTTCGACGTTATTATGAGACTGTCCATGGATTTGTCTGTAATCATTAACACTGTTGGAAGAATTTTTGTCTTCTTACTGCCCCATGATTGCTATATCGTGGACTTGTATCTATACCAagtttgctttattttatagTGGAGCAAAGGAAACAACCAGATTTAAGGGGCTTACCAACAGCCGTGGTACAGTATAATGCATGGAAAGGTGGGGCCTTGATTGCTGTCAGCTATGAGGCCCGAAAATATGGTGTTAAACGGTATATATGGTGTTATTGTTACATTTTCTAGTGCCTTATTATGAACAACCAAGTTTTTTGGTCAACAATATAGTCATGCCTTCAGATCGATGAGAGGTGCTGAGTCAAAGCAAGTCTGCCCACAAATTCAGTTGGTCCAAGTCCCAGTAGCACGTGGTAAAGCTGACCTGAGCACATACCGCAATGCGGGCTCAGAGGTCTCTATTGTTTCAGAGACATTAATGTCTTTAAGTTTCTTTTCATTATTAAGAGCTGGACTTACGGTGAACTTCCTTAAATATGTAGGTGGTTTCTATTTTGTCAAGGAAGGGTCGATGTGAGAGGGCTTCAATTGACGAAGTGTATCTTGACCTTACCGATGCAGCGGAAACAATGTTAGCTGAAGCTCCTCCAGAAATCTTGGAAGTAATTGATGAGGAAGCTCTCAAGTCCCATGTTTTGGGGCTGAATAGTGAGGTTGGTGAATATAGCTCAGTGTCAATTTGCCTTATCGATTTTATCTTATAATGTAATGAACATGTGGTTTAGgttgtctttttgttttattatgtGCAATTTGTGGAATGGAGAAACAGAATCTATCAATAGTTTAcacaatataatatttgacatgaattttagttccctctctctctctctcttttaacAATGGATCAAGAAGCATAACACATCAACACAATATCTAACATTTACATACCCAGGGAAACCAGAAAACTTTTAGGTATCATTTTTAACTTATTCCTTTGGGATGGGTTTTCGTTTAcaagttttcagttttttgatTTTACAATAGGGCAGAACTATAAACTGATGCAAGAGATTTTGGGAAATTGTATAATATctgaaaaatttatgaaaataagataaagaattaaaatttatcattcccatttatgcaaataaatatTGAGAAATGACCAGTTTTATCCCCAACTTTTATGCTTGCTCAACATGGATTGGCATTGAGTGGTATTTGAAATTGGTTATGATTGTAGGACGGCAGTGATGCCAAAGAAAGTGTGAGAAAATGGCTTTGCAGGAATGATGCTGATCGCCGTGATAAACTTTTAGCTTGTGGGGCATTCATTGTTGCAGAACTTAGGTTGCAAGTGTTGAAGGAGACAGAATTTACCTGTTCTGCTGGCATTGCTCATAATAAGGTAGAAACCTAAGCGGTCCTtagtttcaaattttcttttgtcttttcctTCACTGACTATTAAGGTGTCAAAGACACTTACCTCaatgtcaaattttgattCTGTCTGATGTGTGATTTTGTTATCAGATACTGGCCAAACTTGCAAGTGGTATGAATAAACCTGCGCAACAAACTGTTGTTCCATTCTCATCTGTGAAAGTATTGCTAGATTCCTTGCCAATTAAGAAAATGTAAGTTTTGCATCTTTCTACGTGGAATAaaatatttctggaaaaaTACTATGcatacaaaagaagaaaatttgatttaattcAAAAGTTTCTTAGGTGTATATTTACCAGTAAACGGTCAAGAGTCATAAAGCAATCTTTGTTTTCAGGAAACAGCTAGGAGGAAAACTGGGGGATTCGTTACAAAGTGACCTGGGTGTTAACACTGTTGGTGATCTATTGCAGTTTTCAGAGGAAAAGCTACAAGAACGTTATGGAATCAATACTGGGTGACCACCTATCATTGAATAAATTTCTGTGTTTTTTAAACTTATAGGTTGTGTCTGGGATATCagaagtgtatatatatatatatatgtgtgtgtgtgtgtgtgtgtgtgtgtgtgtgtgtgtgcatcCTGTGTGCATCCTCAAACATATAGCGTTCTGCACATTCAGCTCAACATATTGATTTTTAGAAATGTCTTTCTTCCtaattaatagaaaataattgtTTCCCCTGTATTTTCTAAGTTTGCTGACATTATTGGAATTTTTATtgatatttccattttcaaggCTGAATCTAATCTGAAGAGGCACCTTCAACGTTTAAAGTTACTATTTTATGTCTCATCTGCTTAACTGATTCAACAGCTTGTCAGGATCGCATTTCTGATTTTTACGTTGTTCATGAATCACAGTACCTGGTTATGGAACATTGCTAGAGGGATAAGTGGGGATGAAGTTGAGGGGCGCCTTCTTCCAAAGAGCCATGGTTCTGGGAAGACATTTCCTGGACCTCAGGCTTTGAAGACAATTGCTTCTGTAAGTAATTTTCTCGAATAGACAGATACTCTTTTCAGCTTGCACTTGTTGGTGAATGATCTTGAATTCATGAATTAagcaattaagggatttaATGTCTTTAATGTCACTCAACTTGGGAGAAATATAAATGCGCTAAATCTCCTTGCTATTGAAATTTGTCAGTTCAATATAAATATCACCTCAAGTTGTACGAATGTCTCTATCTATGTCAGCTATGCATTCTTTGTTGTACTGGGATTAACTAGGTTTACAAGGGTACTCACAGATTTATAGTTCTCTCATTTTGACATGACATAAGGGATAGAAAATGCATGCTAGGAATGGGGAATGCCACCTATAGGTTTACTGTCTCCGCAATAGCTATTCTTTTGAGAATTTAAATTGTTCAAATAGAGATGTATAAAAAAGTATTGACATGGTCAATCTTGAGCTTCTGACATCCACTCACACTCCTCCCCAAATAGAGTGTCGAAGTAAGCTCAATGTTCACCATATCAAAAGGTATTGACATGGTCGACCTTGAGCTTCTGACATCAGCTCTCACTCCTCCTCAAATGGAGTGTTGAAGTAAGCTCAATGTTCATGATTCCCATACAAATATCTACGAGTCTGTGCTTCTTGAAAGATCATGTGCTGGAAGATCAcaactccttttcttttaaaacaaaaatctatGACAACTTTCTAGCCAGTCAAGCATAAGGCATTGCAGTTGTCATTCATGTAATTATATTTACCAAAATGAAATAAGGCATGTGGAAAAATCCATCATTTCTTACACCTTGGATGAAAGTGGATTCTAGAACATATTCTCTTCAATGGCCGTCATACCGGGTTTCTGGTTCTTTTTGCAGGTTCAACATTGGCTCCATGAACTTTGCGAGGAATTAAGTGAACGCCTTCAATTGGACTTGgaccaaaacaaaaggatTGCTCACACACTAGTGTTACATGCTACCGCATACAAAGTACCTatctattttgtatttgaaccTTTCTTTTATCCCTCTAATTTTTCCCGACCAATTTAGATGCTTTTCAATCTTTGTATGATTTGTTTCCATTTGGTTTGTCCTGATCATGAGTTAGCCTTCAGGTCAGTGATTCAGATTCACACAAGAAGTTTCCTTCAAAGTCTTGTCCCCTAAGGTATGGGACTGCCAAGATACAAGAAGATGCTCTTAGTCTTTTTCAAGCTGCATTACGAGAATACTTGGGTTCATACACAGCCAAAATTCAAGGAAGTCAGAACAACCATTGGGGAATAACGTCTCTTTCTGTTTCAGCTAGTAAAATTGTTCCCATACCATCTGTAAGTTTTAGAAAACTTGGTTTCTATTATACTGTGGATGGTGTATCCATTATGTTTTGCACTTCCACTTTGATTTCCAGGTCTCTCTGCCCTAGTTTTGGTCCATATAACTATATTCGCGGCCACTTAAACACTTCTAAAAGGGAATTTTCAGCTTGACCTTAAGGAACCTTTGCAGGATTTGTTAGATTTTTatacttttcttctctttttcctcaAAATGCCCAATGAAATTTGCAATCATTATCATCTGGTTGGTGCTTCAGCAAATGAACATATCAAAAAGTACTTGGACTATTCTATCACCAAATTAGTATTTGGACTAATGCaattcatcaatttttttttttttttttttttgggtatcaTATTTTACAATGCAAATATGCAATCTGGCAGGGAACAGCTTCAATCACTAAATACTTTCATGGCCATCCGTCCTGCTCTTCGACAAAGCAATCACAGAATAACCTCATTGAAGAAGCTACTCCTGTGCCACCTTCAGGTATGCAATCTCCCAGTTGCCTTTTGTATTTAATTCTTGTTAGTTGCAAGTCATTTTCACTCTGATGAAACCAAATTGTTCGTATAGGCAATGAAAGCTACTCGGAGGTGAATGTAACGAAGCCACAGATTGAGTTCCCAGGTGAAGAAACCATGATCAAGTATGCTGAGACTAGTTCTGATCAACTCGAAGACAAAATAGATTTGTTGAATGACCAGGtttttaaattactttttAGAGTCTTAAGTTTATGGGGTGCCTGAAATTGAGTTCATGGATTATTATAATGTAATGATTGAAGTTTGCTAGAAAAAGGTTGAAGTAATTCACCAAGGTTAAGGAACTTTCCTTTTCAAATTTGTATCCGCTTTCCTTGTGGAGATTAAGAACAGCCCTCCTATTTTCTCTGCCTTCCCCTATTGTGATTGTTCTCTTGTGGTCTTATTTTTCAGTCTACAGTTCTTTTACATTCTTTTTTGCCTACTTTCTTAGTTGTGCTCAACGTAGCTACTCTTACATGGCATTACGTCACTGGAAAATAACACTTTTGGTATTTTGACTATATCTGTATGATAAATAGATTATGCTCGGGATGCTTACTACATTCGTTTGATTGCATGATCTTTGAATTGTTTATTCTCATCATTTCATATCAAATGCTTCGCCTAGGGGATATGCTAATCTTGTTTCACTCTTTCATGTGCAGAATCCATGTTGCTCTTCAAAAAATCAGGCATGCGATGAATTCACCCAGGAAACTGTACTGGTATCAACCTCAGGTAGTATCTTGCACAGGATATTACTGTTGGTTATCCCACTTActgcttttcttttgctttcccCTCTAAAATGAAGGATATCTACATAGGAAACGAACACTGCTCAGGAATGAATCAAAGCCAACCGATGAAAAATTATTCTGGGGAAGAATCTTGCGTTACACTTTCCATGCCTAGTTTTAATAGACAGgagcagaaaagaaaagcagtgAAAGACAAGGTTCAAATTTGCATTTCCATCATCTCTTTAACGACTTAGCTATCAAATACCCATAATTGGGCAGTTGGGCTTGTAGAAGATTTGGGTTAACTCTGTGTTGATACATTATGACAGGGAACGTGCTCAATATTGAGATTCTTTAAGAATCAAGATCCATCTTGTGCTCCACAAAAGCTAGAACATGTTGAAAATACTGAAGATGTCAAAGCACCACCACTATCTCCTGGTAATTTTTGTGCCCCACCTCGCTCTCTCCATTTTGCACAGCGTTTCTTTCTAAAATTGACTTATGATGCAGGTATTCAGTCTAGAAGTAATAATTGTTTGGATCAAAATCGATCAGAGTTGCCAAAAGAAAGACCTCCTGAAGACGCTGGGGATTCTAATGTGTGTGGTTCATTTCAAATTGAACATGGAAGGGGAGGAGCATGGAGTTACaatattgatgaaattgaccCCTCAGTCATTGACGAGTTACCACCAGAAATTCAACAAGAAGTTCGTGCCTGGATCAGGCCTCACAAGCGGCATAACACGGTGAAACGGGGTTCTAGCATTGCTCATTATTTCTTACCAACCAAGGACACATAGCCAATGATAAGCTCTTGGGAGTGCcttgtgtgtgtatatatatatttatttgtattataGTGCAGTTGTAACTTTGTGTCATTCTTGCGCCACATCAGTTGCAGAATCAAAACGCCTGCATGAGCTGTATGTTGTGGTGGAACTGAGCAATACTTGtgtatttgcatttgagtTATTTATTACAATAAGCTATAATGTTGATGCTTTTCTGaaaccaatttcaatttttgataatTTGCCTTTTTCGAAGTTACCTTCATAAAATGTTTAGTTACGGATTTACTGCATTGTGTTATAattcaatttgaatataaaCTTTGAATCCCAAACTCTAAATGCCAATCTAAAATGACCATTTTAATCATAACCATAAACATTCAAGTAGGAAAAAttgaggaaaaacaaaagagctacaaacccaaaacaattcagagaaagaaaatttatttggAAAAAATCAAATGTCAATGCATTCTTTCATccaaaacaatttatagaagaaaaaaatggtgaAGATTTGGTTGATAGATAATAAACAATCAGGAGAAATGCAACATCCAATTAAACTGAGGGAAATATTTCTAAAGCTTAAACGGGTCGAAAACAAAAGGTTCGGGTAAAAGGGCTTTTGGGCTGATCCAAGTCATGTTTCAATCCGACGGCCCAGATTACCCAATGTGCTCTAAGCTTTTTGCGCAAGACAGAAGAAATACACACAGAGACACTCACCCCTGCTCTTTCATTCAACTCTCTTTCAGCTTTCGTGTTTCTCAGACTAATCTCTATTCTACGAGATCTACCTATCAGGTCcacttctcttctctctttcacaTATATGTATGTGCATCATCTGATTTTGTTcctgaatttatttatttattctcatTTTATTCTGAAATCCGTGTTCGTCAGTGATCTGTTTGATACTTGCCAGAATGTTAGAAAATTAGAGAATGGTTTTGTTTGTCTAATTTTCGGGCTCTAGAGAGAAAACCCATGATGGGTACCGTTTGTTTTTGTCAGTCGAGTGAGATTATTCACCATTTGGGAAGGATTCGTAATAATTCTTTCTGCGTTAGTTGTGTTAGCCTTCGTAGCAGTCAAATAGAACTAAAAggtgaatttattttttgtttatttagtttttgaaCATGGTATGGTGTATGGGATTTCAGTCCAATGCAGTCCAAGGGTTTGCCTAtgtaatattttctttttctgagtTTTTAGGTCAGTTGTTAGTTAGTgctgtcttagttttgttggTTTCGAGAATTTTCTTCGGTTTGGGTAGGAAATTAGAGGCAGAAATGAATGTAAAAGATGCCCCCGATTCTAATTAAGCTATAGGGTTTTAACGTGGATATTGAGATAAATCCTTCTCTTTGAAGTAGAATATTTCATGAGAACGAAACTGCTGGCTAATATCTGGATTATTAGTTCTGGGTCTAATTCCATTCGTTCCTTCCCATTTTGTGTTCTGTAATGGTCAATGCTTAAGCTCTGCTTGTTATTGACCTAGTGGCTTTGTCTGCTGTGCTGAGACGTTGTTGGATGCTAAATGAAAgtcaatttattttctttgaatgGTTAAGTTACAACATCTTGGTTGGATGTGGAAATTAATTTGAGTTTTCTATTGCTATAACACTTATTGGCCTCTGGTAAATATGTGAAATTGTTCCTGTAGTTGAGCAATCTGCTTAATGGAATGATGGATGTTTATAAAATGGTTAGATGGAAAGCTGACCATTTGTagtttcatttatttggttgaATAGATTGATTTACTCTAGGAAATTTATGTTTCAACATGTTTTTGTGCAATAAACTTTTGTTTACcttaaattatattttgaatttgaatattaAATCCACAAAGCAAGTAAGGTTAAACAGATCTTAGGATTTTTTGAATGGATAAGACATAATCATATGAGCATTAGAATAATATAGAATGACCTTGGGAGGTAGATTTCTCTTGGAGAAGCTGAGAAAGATTTAAGAGATTGTTTAAGTTATTAGCTGATGAAGATATAGGggatttggttatgttattggctaatttcttaaaatatatGAAACTTATCTTGTAACTTGTATACGTTAACTTTCTTGTATATCATAGCTGTCTCTTTAGAAGACTAGATTCATAATGATGGGAAGGCAAGtaattgacaaacaaaaatcaaagttaGTTGGATTAGTGCAATTCTATGTAGTGACAATTGTAGTATTTGTAGTTTACTGAATCCATTAGTGATTGCACTTTGCAGCAGAGAGTAATTTTGAAGTAAGTGATGTTAGATGTGTTCTTTATATTTAATTGTTAGGATTTTAGTATCTGCACGCAAGTACCCACTGATTAAATTTTGGTCAATATACCAAAATATCAACTGATATTTCAGTATTTCCACACCATGGAAACAGACAGAGGGGTGAAGGTGTATCTTTCCACCTTAATGTTGAAATTTCAGtgttatataaatttttttttacttgtgTTAAGAACTTTCAGATTCAGCTGTTTTTGCAGTCAAATTTGCTGCACCACATGTAAAGCAGCTGCTTTATGCATGCAGCTGCAAAAAGTAGTAGTGAATGTCAATCTCttatgaattattttctgAATCCAATAATATTATGCCAAAAGTGAATGCATTATAAGTTTGAAACAGTAATTCTCACAAACCAAACCTAACATTAGTTTTTCAAAATGTACTccttcaattcctaatttgaGTACGCACCAAATAAAGTGATGGATATTATGTTATTATATAAGAACTTGATTAACTTGAAGCTGCAAGAAAtattgatttattgttttccaCATTTTCTAGATTTAGGTTAATTTGAAGAGACACTTGAAGAGGTGTCATTCCTTTGTTCTAATACTAAGGTTCATACTGTCTCAATCCTAGATGTATTACTGACTGGCTTTATATGCTTAATTTATGCGTTACTGACCAGTTTACATTTTGTAAAATTCCATTTAAAATCGCGCATGCTTATGTAAATTTTCATAATTGCTACTGATACTGCACAAATACAGACTACTGATATTCCAGTAGCACTGACGTTCTCATCCATGTACATACTTTTGTGTTATACATTTCTTATGGGCTGATATTTTCTTCAATCTCAATATTGTACTTCTCTCAGCGTGATATCAAATGTCTCGAAGGTATGACAGCCGCACGACGATCTTCTCTCCAGAAGGTCGTCTCTACCAGGTTGAGTATGCTATGGAGGCCATTGGAAATGCAGGGACTGCAATTGGGATATTGTCAAAAGATGGAGTTGTGTTAGTA of Prunus dulcis chromosome 4, ALMONDv2, whole genome shotgun sequence contains these proteins:
- the LOC117624742 gene encoding DNA polymerase eta isoform X1; its protein translation is MPVARPETSDSRVIAHVDMDCFYVQVEQRKQPDLRGLPTAVVQYNAWKGGALIAVSYEARKYGVKRSMRGAESKQVCPQIQLVQVPVARGKADLSTYRNAGSEVVSILSRKGRCERASIDEVYLDLTDAAETMLAEAPPEILEVIDEEALKSHVLGLNSEDGSDAKESVRKWLCRNDADRRDKLLACGAFIVAELRLQVLKETEFTCSAGIAHNKILAKLASGMNKPAQQTVVPFSSVKVLLDSLPIKKMKQLGGKLGDSLQSDLGVNTVGDLLQFSEEKLQERYGINTGTWLWNIARGISGDEVEGRLLPKSHGSGKTFPGPQALKTIASVQHWLHELCEELSERLQLDLDQNKRIAHTLVLHATAYKVSDSDSHKKFPSKSCPLRYGTAKIQEDALSLFQAALREYLGSYTAKIQGSQNNHWGITSLSVSASKIVPIPSGTASITKYFHGHPSCSSTKQSQNNLIEEATPVPPSGNESYSEVNVTKPQIEFPGEETMIKYAETSSDQLEDKIDLLNDQNPCCSSKNQACDEFTQETVLVSTSGNEHCSGMNQSQPMKNYSGEESCVTLSMPSFNRQEQKRKAVKDKGTCSILRFFKNQDPSCAPQKLEHVENTEDVKAPPLSPGIQSRSNNCLDQNRSELPKERPPEDAGDSNVCGSFQIEHGRGGAWSYNIDEIDPSVIDELPPEIQQEVRAWIRPHKRHNTVKRGSSIAHYFLPTKDT
- the LOC117624742 gene encoding DNA polymerase eta isoform X2, with amino-acid sequence MRGAESKQVCPQIQLVQVPVARGKADLSTYRNAGSEVVSILSRKGRCERASIDEVYLDLTDAAETMLAEAPPEILEVIDEEALKSHVLGLNSEDGSDAKESVRKWLCRNDADRRDKLLACGAFIVAELRLQVLKETEFTCSAGIAHNKILAKLASGMNKPAQQTVVPFSSVKVLLDSLPIKKMKQLGGKLGDSLQSDLGVNTVGDLLQFSEEKLQERYGINTGTWLWNIARGISGDEVEGRLLPKSHGSGKTFPGPQALKTIASVQHWLHELCEELSERLQLDLDQNKRIAHTLVLHATAYKVSDSDSHKKFPSKSCPLRYGTAKIQEDALSLFQAALREYLGSYTAKIQGSQNNHWGITSLSVSASKIVPIPSGTASITKYFHGHPSCSSTKQSQNNLIEEATPVPPSGNESYSEVNVTKPQIEFPGEETMIKYAETSSDQLEDKIDLLNDQNPCCSSKNQACDEFTQETVLVSTSGNEHCSGMNQSQPMKNYSGEESCVTLSMPSFNRQEQKRKAVKDKGTCSILRFFKNQDPSCAPQKLEHVENTEDVKAPPLSPGIQSRSNNCLDQNRSELPKERPPEDAGDSNVCGSFQIEHGRGGAWSYNIDEIDPSVIDELPPEIQQEVRAWIRPHKRHNTVKRGSSIAHYFLPTKDT
- the LOC117624742 gene encoding DNA polymerase eta isoform X3, which codes for MLAEAPPEILEVIDEEALKSHVLGLNSEDGSDAKESVRKWLCRNDADRRDKLLACGAFIVAELRLQVLKETEFTCSAGIAHNKILAKLASGMNKPAQQTVVPFSSVKVLLDSLPIKKMKQLGGKLGDSLQSDLGVNTVGDLLQFSEEKLQERYGINTGTWLWNIARGISGDEVEGRLLPKSHGSGKTFPGPQALKTIASVQHWLHELCEELSERLQLDLDQNKRIAHTLVLHATAYKVSDSDSHKKFPSKSCPLRYGTAKIQEDALSLFQAALREYLGSYTAKIQGSQNNHWGITSLSVSASKIVPIPSGTASITKYFHGHPSCSSTKQSQNNLIEEATPVPPSGNESYSEVNVTKPQIEFPGEETMIKYAETSSDQLEDKIDLLNDQNPCCSSKNQACDEFTQETVLVSTSGNEHCSGMNQSQPMKNYSGEESCVTLSMPSFNRQEQKRKAVKDKGTCSILRFFKNQDPSCAPQKLEHVENTEDVKAPPLSPGIQSRSNNCLDQNRSELPKERPPEDAGDSNVCGSFQIEHGRGGAWSYNIDEIDPSVIDELPPEIQQEVRAWIRPHKRHNTVKRGSSIAHYFLPTKDT